The Sorangiineae bacterium MSr11367 genome window below encodes:
- a CDS encoding glutathione S-transferase family protein — MAITLYYAPMSSATRAFWALEELGIPFEKVKLDLRAGDQKKPDYLKINPNGKVPALVDGEAKIFENLAILFHLGERYGVEKGLWPKADSPARAEAYSWSVWGLVELVQGARYFALHDGASHFPGLLPPEKRVAWIGEQARKEWEQNASLLEARLEGRAYILGDAFSLADVTVAGNAAFGLRMAGLPMGPRATEWVGRCMARPAFARSMAG; from the coding sequence ATGGCAATCACCTTGTATTACGCACCCATGAGTTCGGCGACGCGCGCATTTTGGGCGCTCGAAGAGCTCGGGATTCCGTTCGAAAAGGTCAAGCTGGATCTGCGTGCCGGCGATCAAAAGAAGCCGGATTACTTGAAGATCAATCCTAACGGCAAGGTGCCTGCACTCGTCGATGGCGAAGCGAAGATCTTCGAGAATCTAGCCATTCTTTTCCATCTTGGCGAACGATACGGCGTGGAAAAAGGACTCTGGCCCAAGGCCGATTCGCCTGCGCGCGCGGAGGCGTATTCGTGGTCCGTGTGGGGCTTGGTGGAACTCGTCCAGGGCGCGCGTTATTTCGCGCTTCACGATGGCGCGTCGCACTTTCCGGGGTTGCTTCCGCCGGAGAAACGTGTCGCCTGGATTGGCGAGCAAGCGCGCAAAGAGTGGGAGCAGAACGCGTCGCTTCTCGAGGCACGGCTCGAGGGCCGCGCGTACATCTTGGGCGATGCCTTCTCGCTCGCGGACGTGACGGTTGCGGGCAACGCAGCCTTCGGCCTGCGCATGGCGGGCTTGCCCATGGGGCCGCGCGCAACGGAATGGGTCGGGCGCTGTATGGCGCGTCCGGCGTTTGCGCGTTCGATGGCAGGGTAA
- the nth gene encoding endonuclease III, which produces MAAAKKKAASRSPAAKKTSRLPPGGAKKAAPSKPEKLDVFRRLAEYHADAHCELDHKNAFELLCATVLSAQSTDVAVNKLTPALFARYPDAQSMASAKPEDLEELISRIGMYRQKTKSLLALSQGIVENHGGEVPRTLAELTKLRGVGRKTANVVLGVAFGTPEGVVVDTHVQRISQRLGWTKNQEPPEIEQDLCALLPRSEWDHASHVLIFHGRRVCGAIKPNCEGCPVNDVCPCAFRAEQVGRKAARAR; this is translated from the coding sequence ATGGCCGCTGCGAAAAAGAAGGCGGCTTCTCGCTCTCCCGCGGCGAAAAAGACGTCCCGGCTCCCTCCTGGGGGAGCCAAGAAGGCCGCCCCGTCCAAACCGGAAAAGCTCGACGTCTTCCGCCGCCTGGCCGAGTACCACGCCGACGCGCACTGCGAGCTCGATCACAAGAACGCGTTCGAGCTGCTCTGCGCCACGGTGCTCTCCGCGCAGAGCACGGACGTCGCGGTAAACAAGCTGACCCCTGCCCTCTTCGCGCGCTACCCGGATGCCCAATCGATGGCGTCCGCGAAGCCCGAGGACCTCGAGGAGCTCATCAGCCGCATTGGCATGTACCGGCAAAAGACGAAGAGCCTCCTCGCGCTTTCGCAAGGCATCGTCGAAAACCACGGCGGTGAAGTGCCGCGCACCCTGGCGGAGCTCACCAAGCTCCGCGGGGTCGGCCGCAAGACCGCCAACGTCGTCCTGGGCGTCGCCTTCGGCACCCCCGAGGGCGTCGTCGTCGACACCCACGTGCAACGCATCTCCCAGCGCCTCGGCTGGACCAAGAACCAAGAGCCGCCGGAAATCGAGCAAGACCTCTGCGCCCTGCTGCCCCGCAGCGAATGGGATCACGCGAGCCACGTGCTCATCTTCCACGGCCGCCGCGTCTGCGGCGCCATCAAGCCCAATTGCGAAGGCTGCCCCGTCAACGACGTCTGCCCTTGCGCCTTCCGCGCCGAGCAAGTCGGCCGCAAAGCCGCCCGCGCCCGCTGA
- a CDS encoding DinB family protein yields the protein MNSATLSALSSFPDALERVFGEVPETSLRWVPPSWDGIPSEQFTVLEQVCHVRDIEIDGYHVRIRRMVEETNPVLADIESYELAAERQYADANPREALATFRAARLETVKTIAGLTDAQLARTGSFGSYGSLTLKGLIHFLCSHDQQHLAGLQWLLGKMSTPSS from the coding sequence ATGAACTCAGCAACCCTTTCCGCGCTCTCATCGTTTCCCGACGCGCTCGAGCGAGTTTTCGGTGAGGTCCCAGAGACGTCTCTCCGCTGGGTGCCGCCGTCATGGGACGGCATTCCAAGCGAGCAATTCACCGTGCTCGAACAAGTCTGCCACGTGCGCGACATCGAGATCGACGGCTACCACGTGCGGATCCGCCGCATGGTCGAGGAGACCAACCCGGTGCTCGCGGACATCGAGAGCTACGAGCTCGCCGCCGAGCGTCAATACGCCGACGCCAATCCGCGCGAGGCGCTGGCCACCTTTCGCGCCGCCCGCCTCGAAACCGTGAAGACGATTGCCGGCCTCACCGATGCCCAACTGGCACGAACCGGTTCCTTTGGCAGCTATGGATCGCTCACCTTGAAGGGGCTGATCCACTTCCTCTGCAGCCACGACCAGCAACACCTTGCCGGCCTCCAGTGGCTGCTCGGCAAGATGTCGACACCGTCGTCCTAG
- the gyrA gene encoding DNA gyrase subunit A yields the protein MSNDDIPTTNMNQRVPVSIQDEMRTSYLDYAMSVIIGRAIPDARDGLKPVHRRILYSMYEQKILPGSAHRKSATVVGDVLGKYHPHGDASVYDAMVRLAQDFSMRYMLVDGQGNFGSVDGDPPAAYRYTEARLSRISMELLADIEKECVDHAPNFDDRLEEPTVLPARIPNLLINGSGGIAVGMATNVPPHNLGEVLDATVHLIRNPQAPIEELMRFIPGPDFPTAGLIYGRTGIEQAQRTGRGSIVMRARMNVEKAPGKGERELIVVNEIPYQVNKARVHAKIGELIREKKIEGISEVRDESDRDGIRLVIELKRDVVPQVMINQLYRMTDLQTSFGVINLAIVAGRPAVLNLKETLAVFIEHRRDVVTRRTRFELRQAEAAREIVEGLGMAVTDVDKVIKTIRAARDSDEAKTELLKLPLVGLEAFVRRAGRPEEEIEAAKARGEYFLSERQAKAILEMRLARLTGLEHEKLAAEYGQLSDTIARLQAILADEKLLFDVIVMELEEIRTKYADKRRTEIVASDADIQDEDLIQEEDMVVTISHAGYIKRTSTSTYRAQRRGGKGKIGMEARDEDWVTQLFVASTHAYVFFFSDKGKVYVKKVYEIPLAARNAKGRAIINFVGMEQGEKVAAIVEVPKIEPGKFVVTLTRRGQIKKSELTDYENFREKGIIGVKIEGDDQLLSAALTDGEREFIIATKQGMSIRFDEKQVRPTGRATMGVKAIELVDDDTVVGMGVTQPDRPYVLAVCEKGYGKRTLLDEFRSQNRGGKGIILIDASERNGPVVDVILVKQVGDEVMLITDRGQMLRTKVDEIRETGRNAQGVRIMSVDGEERVVGLERLEESSADENAEGGSMLPPPPDGTVEGGAEPPSENGSPDDGGAPPASTLN from the coding sequence ATGTCGAACGACGACATCCCGACGACCAACATGAATCAGCGCGTCCCGGTCTCCATCCAGGACGAGATGCGCACGAGCTACCTCGACTACGCGATGAGCGTCATCATCGGGCGCGCCATCCCGGACGCGCGCGATGGGCTGAAGCCCGTCCACCGGCGGATTTTGTACTCGATGTACGAGCAGAAAATCCTCCCCGGCAGCGCGCACCGCAAGAGCGCCACCGTGGTTGGAGACGTGCTCGGTAAGTACCACCCGCACGGCGACGCCAGCGTCTACGACGCCATGGTGCGCCTCGCGCAGGATTTTTCCATGCGCTACATGCTGGTGGACGGCCAGGGCAACTTCGGCTCCGTCGACGGCGACCCGCCGGCCGCGTACCGATACACGGAAGCGCGCCTCTCGCGCATCTCGATGGAGCTCCTGGCGGACATCGAGAAGGAGTGTGTCGACCACGCCCCCAACTTCGACGACCGCCTCGAGGAGCCGACGGTGCTCCCCGCGCGCATCCCCAACCTGCTCATCAACGGATCGGGCGGTATCGCGGTCGGTATGGCCACGAACGTCCCGCCGCACAACCTGGGCGAGGTGCTGGACGCGACGGTCCATTTGATCCGCAACCCGCAAGCGCCCATCGAAGAGTTGATGCGCTTCATCCCGGGGCCGGACTTCCCCACCGCAGGCCTCATTTACGGCCGCACCGGCATCGAGCAGGCGCAGCGCACGGGCCGCGGATCCATCGTGATGCGCGCCCGGATGAACGTCGAGAAAGCACCGGGCAAGGGTGAGCGCGAGCTCATCGTGGTCAACGAGATCCCGTACCAGGTGAACAAGGCGCGCGTGCACGCCAAGATCGGCGAGCTGATTCGCGAGAAGAAGATCGAAGGCATCAGCGAGGTGCGCGACGAGTCCGACCGCGATGGCATCCGCCTGGTCATCGAATTGAAGCGGGACGTCGTCCCCCAAGTGATGATCAACCAGCTTTACCGGATGACCGATCTGCAGACGAGCTTCGGCGTCATCAACCTGGCCATCGTCGCCGGCCGCCCCGCGGTGCTCAATTTGAAGGAGACGCTGGCCGTCTTCATCGAACACCGCCGCGACGTCGTCACCCGCCGCACGCGCTTCGAGCTGCGCCAGGCGGAGGCCGCACGCGAAATCGTCGAGGGTCTCGGCATGGCGGTGACCGACGTGGACAAGGTCATCAAGACCATCCGCGCCGCACGCGATTCCGACGAAGCCAAGACGGAACTGCTCAAGCTCCCGCTGGTGGGCCTCGAGGCGTTCGTGCGCCGCGCCGGCCGCCCCGAGGAGGAAATCGAAGCGGCGAAGGCCCGCGGCGAGTACTTCCTCTCCGAGCGCCAGGCTAAGGCGATCCTCGAGATGCGCCTGGCACGCCTCACGGGCCTCGAGCACGAGAAGCTGGCCGCCGAGTACGGGCAGTTGAGCGACACGATCGCGCGCCTGCAGGCGATTTTGGCGGATGAAAAGCTGCTCTTCGACGTCATCGTCATGGAGCTGGAAGAGATCCGCACGAAGTACGCCGACAAGCGCCGCACGGAGATCGTGGCCAGCGATGCGGACATCCAGGACGAGGACCTGATCCAAGAAGAGGACATGGTCGTCACCATTTCCCACGCGGGCTACATCAAGCGGACGAGCACCAGCACGTACCGCGCGCAGCGCCGCGGCGGAAAAGGCAAGATCGGCATGGAGGCGCGGGACGAAGACTGGGTCACCCAGCTCTTCGTGGCCTCGACCCACGCCTACGTCTTCTTCTTCTCCGACAAGGGCAAGGTTTACGTCAAAAAGGTGTACGAGATCCCGCTCGCCGCGCGCAATGCGAAGGGCCGCGCGATCATCAACTTCGTCGGCATGGAGCAGGGCGAGAAGGTCGCCGCCATCGTCGAGGTGCCGAAGATCGAGCCCGGCAAGTTCGTGGTGACGCTCACGCGCCGCGGGCAGATCAAGAAGAGCGAGCTGACGGACTACGAGAACTTCCGCGAGAAGGGCATCATCGGCGTGAAGATCGAGGGCGACGATCAGCTGCTCTCGGCCGCGCTCACCGACGGCGAGCGCGAGTTCATCATCGCGACCAAGCAGGGTATGTCCATCCGCTTCGACGAGAAGCAAGTGCGGCCCACCGGGCGCGCCACCATGGGCGTGAAGGCCATCGAGCTGGTCGACGACGACACCGTGGTGGGCATGGGCGTGACGCAGCCGGATCGCCCGTACGTGCTCGCGGTCTGCGAGAAGGGCTACGGCAAGCGCACCCTGCTCGACGAGTTCCGTTCGCAGAACCGCGGCGGCAAGGGCATCATCCTGATCGACGCCAGCGAGCGCAACGGGCCGGTGGTCGACGTCATTCTGGTCAAGCAAGTCGGCGACGAGGTGATGCTCATCACCGACCGCGGTCAGATGCTGCGCACCAAGGTGGACGAGATCCGCGAGACGGGCCGCAACGCCCAGGGCGTGCGCATCATGAGCGTCGACGGCGAAGAGCGCGTCGTCGGTCTCGAGCGCCTCGAGGAGAGCTCCGCCGACGAGAATGCGGAAGGCGGCAGCATGCTTCCGCCGCCGCCGGACGGTACGGTCGAGGGCGGCGCCGAGCCTCCGAGCGAAAACGGGAGCCCCGACGACGGCGGAGCCCCGCCCGCATCAACCTTGAATTGA